The Coregonus clupeaformis isolate EN_2021a chromosome 3, ASM2061545v1, whole genome shotgun sequence genome includes a region encoding these proteins:
- the LOC121545136 gene encoding E3 SUMO-protein ligase ZBED1-like, with the protein MSDTRKRSSIWLQFKDIGNKKAECLHCKTKVTIRAGSTTNLHRHTRTVHPTVQLEERGQASSPSTDPGVSHTRTTAAVTSTAIPMRASITSPTATQSKISQFLPKLMTPAKQHSIDDELAKMVASDFQPFSIVEDKGMKNFVKALNPTYTLPSRKTLSQTMIPKLYDTERALWQERVTKAPSVCLTTDCWTSRTTCSFMSVTCHFIEDYKMTSCLLDCFEFTDRHTAENLAVELLRVAKEWQVEDKVVCCVSDNAANITKAIKVLKWTHHPCLAHTLNLVVRDALKVIKTTVDKVKAVVEFFHKSTVAAQKLKSTQRQMGIPELRPKQECATRWNSTFDMLKRMLEIKDAIISTLALINASIEPLSQEEWELVKEVCAVLQPFQEVTVEISADSYVTASKMLLLCKGLQLVTAENQWTVTVQKVKELVAALCSAMDRKFLRMEYNTVLSETTLLDPRFKKLAFSDRRAVDEALQRISAAAAAKCTPSSQPAPPLQGQVEEEQQTSAVWRLFDDRATGDASRRNPTADAIMEVRSYLEEPLIQRAEDPLSWWQAKASVFPLLVKVMEGRLCIVATSVPSERIFSKTGQILTERRNRIRPISPSKLRHLIFLNANLP; encoded by the exons ATGAGTGACACTAGAAAGCGAAGCAGCATCTGGCTGCAGTTTAAAGATATTGGGAACAAGAAAGCAGAGTGCCTTCACTGCAAAACGAAGGTCACTATAAGAGCAGGTTCCACCACAAACCTGCATAGACATACAAGAACTGTCCATCCTACAGTgcagttagaggagagagggcaagCCAGCTCACCATCTACTGATCCTGGTGTGTCTCATACCAGAACAACAGCTGCTGTAACGTCTACTGCCATCCCCATGCGTGCAAGTATAACCTCTCCTACTGCAACTCAAAGCAAAATAAGTCAGTTTTTACCTAAACTGATGACCCCAGCCAAACAGCACAGTATTGATGATGAGTTGGCTAAAATGGTAGCTTCTGATTTTCAACCCTTTTCCATTGTGGAGGACAAAGGAATGAAAAACTTTGTCAAAGCCCTAAATCCCACATACACTCTACCCAGTAGAAAAACACTTTCCCAAACAATGATCCCAAAACTATATGACACAGAACGTGCATTATGGCAAGAAAGGGTGACAAAAGCTCCATCAGTTTGCCTGACAACTGACTGCTGGACCTCCAGAACAACCTGCTCTTTCATGTCTGTCACTTGCCACTTTATTGAAGATTACAAGATGACATCTTGCCTTCTGGACTGCTTCGAGTTCACCGACAGACACACTGCAGAAAACTTGGCAGTGGAGCTACTAAGAGTGGCAAAAGAGTGGCAAGTAGAGGACAAAGTGGTGTGCTGTGTGAGTGATAATGCTGCAAACATCACCAAAGCCATAAAAGTTTTGAAGTGGACCCATCACCCATGTCTGGCGCATACACTAAACCTGGTGGTTAGAGATGCTCTGAAGGTGATCAAAACAACCGTGGATAAGGTGAAGGCTGTTGTGGAGTTTTTCCACAAAAGCACAGTAGCAGCACAGAAGCTAAAGTCCACACAGCGCCAAATGGGGATTCCTGAACTGAGGCCCAAACAAGAGTGTGCCACCAGGTGGAACTCAACATTTGATATGTTGAAACGAATGCTTGAAATAAAAGATGCCATCATCTCCACCCTGGCCCTCATCAACGCATCTATTGAGCCATTAAGCCAAGAGGAATGGGAGCTGGTGAAAGAGGTCTGCGCCGTCCTGCAACCATTCCAGGAGGTGACTGTGGAGATAAGTGCAGACAG CTATGTCACAGCCTCGAAAATGCTCCTGCTTTGCAAAGGTCTGCAGCTGGTGACAGCCGAGAACCAATGGACAGTAACTGTGCAGAAAGTGAAGGAATTAGTTGCAGCTCTTTGTTCAGCCATGGACCGCAAATTTCTGCGGATGGAGTACAACACTGTCCTTTCAGAAACTACCTTATTGGATCCAAGGTTTAAAAAACTTGCCTTCAGTGATCGTAGAGCTGTTGATGAAGCTCTTCAGAGGAttagtgcagcagcagcagcaaaatGCACCCCCAGCAGCCAGCCAGCTCCACCATTACAGGGCCAAGTGGAGGAGGAGCAGCAAACCTCTGCTGTTTGGAGGCTTTTTGATGACAGAGCTACAGGAGATGCTTCAAGGAGAAATCCGACAGCTGATGCTATAATGGAGGTGAGGAGCTACCTTGAGGAGCCCCTCATCCAGAGAGCAGAAGACCCACTGAGCTGGTGGCAGGCCAAGGCCTCAGTCTTTCCACTCCTGGTGAAGGTGATGGAGGGGAGACTATGTATTGTTGCCACATCAGTTCCTTCTGAGAGAATCTTCTCCAAAACAGGGCAGATACTCACGGAGAGGCGAAATCGTATCAGGCCTATCAGCCCATCCAAGCTGAGGCATCTGATCTTCCTGAATGCCAACCTGCCCTGA